A window of the Limanda limanda chromosome 8, fLimLim1.1, whole genome shotgun sequence genome harbors these coding sequences:
- the cpa4 gene encoding carboxypeptidase A4, with product MRGLWLVLVLVAAAAAERVFTGDQVIRVNVRSEEDLQLLRAMETQEEWELDFWLHPVSTELPVDIRVPRSSLSSVKEYLQAHAIAFTVVIENMQEVLDEEKAEMEMNRMQERSTRSFNFGAYHRLETIYSWMDTLVAQYPQLVTKEEIGRSYENRPMYVLKFSTGGTKRPAIWIDTGIHAREWVSQATGVWTANKIVSEYATDASLNSLLNTMDIYMLILTNPDGYVYTHTNDRMWRKTRSRTSSSVCRGVDPNRNWDAGFGGPGASKNPCSDSYHGPSAHSEIEVKNVVNLIKSHGNFKSFISVHAYSQLLMYPYGYSCRAVPHQQELDSIGRAAVGKLAVLYGTRYKVGSICNIIYQASGGSIDWSYDLGIKYSFAFELRDTGRYGFILPANQIIPTASETWQALKYIMGYVRDHPY from the exons AGATCAGGTCATAAGAGTCAATGTGCGGTCGGAGGAAGATCTCCAACTCCTGCGGGCCATGGAGACCCAAGAGGAGTGGGAG CTGGACTTTTGGCTCCACCCAGTCTCTACTGAGCTTCCCGTAGACATCCGAGTGCCACGCTCCAGTTTGAGCTCTGTGAAGGAGTACCTCCAGGCCCATGCCATCGCTTTCACCGTCGTGATTGAAAACATGCAG GAGGTCCTTGATGAGGAGAAAGCTGAGATGGAGATGAACCGGATGCAGGAGCGCAGCACCAGGAGCTTCAACTTTGGAGCCTATCATCGTCTTGAGACA ATCTACAGCTGGATGGACACGCTGGTGGCTCAGTACCCTCAGCTGGTCACCAAAGAGGAGATTGGGCGATCCTATGAGAACAGGCCCATGTATGTGCTCAAG TTCAGCACTGGAGGCACCAAGCGTCCTGCTATCTGGATCGACACAGGGATCCATGCCAGGGAATGGGTGTCACAGGCCACCGGAGTGTGGACAGCCAACAAG ATTGTCAGTGAATACGCCACAGATGCTTCCCTCAACTCCCTCCTGAACACCATGGATATTTACATGCTGATCCTCACCAACCCTGACGGCTATGTTTACACCCACACCAAC GACCGTATGTGGCGTAAGACCCGCTCCAGGACCTCAAGCTCTGTGTGCCGTGGAGTTGACCCCAACAGGAACTGGGATGCTGGATTTGGGG GTCCTGGAGCCAGTAAGAACCCCTGCTCCGATTCCTACCACGGCCCCTCAGCTCACTCCGAGATCGAAGTAAAGAACGTGGTGAACCTGATCAAGAGCCACGGCAACTTCAAGTCCTTCATCTCCGTCCATGCCTACTCCCAGCTGCTCATGTACCCCTACGGGTATTCCTGTAGAGCCGTGCCCCATCAGCAGGAGTTG GACTCTATTGGCAGAGCTGCAGTGGGAAAGCTTGCTGTTCTTTATGGCACCAGGTACAAAGTGGGAAGCATCTGCAACATCATCT ATCAAGCCAGTGGGGGCAGCATTGACTGGTCCTACGATCTGGGCATCAAATACTCCTTTGCCTTTGAGCTGAGGGACACGGGTCGTTATGGTTTCATTCTGCCGGCCAATCAGATCATTCCCACCGCCTCCGAGACCTGGCAGGCCCTGAAATATATCATGGGATATGTCCGTGACCATCCTTATTAA